The following proteins are co-located in the Silene latifolia isolate original U9 population chromosome 1, ASM4854445v1, whole genome shotgun sequence genome:
- the LOC141643678 gene encoding zinc finger BED domain-containing protein DAYSLEEPER-like, with amino-acid sequence MKVKFDKYWESYSFILSFAAILDPRFKFEFVRYCFRELDAHTAKTKSEAVKFELYKLYEVYVKMDPCTNRCSTPTEGFAAFANDSSRVFSTELDMYLDESRVNHTLDINILLWWKENGKWFYTFAKMAKDIFAIPITTVASEYAFSMGSRVITKWRASLKPETADALLTTRTWLYGFDVQEATNDNKLLDGFEYQFSALRISKETAADADVDDGDNENDEGVEDETTLNLLS; translated from the exons ATGAAGGTGAAATTTGATAAGTATTGGGAGTCTTACAGTTTCATTCTTTCCTTTGCTGCAATTCTTGATCCGAGGTTCAAGTTTGAGTTTGTAAGGTACTGCTTCAGAGAACTTGATGCTCACACTGCTAAAACTAAGTCTGAAGCTGTGAAATTTGAGCTCTATAAATTGTATGAAGTGTATGTGAAAATGGATCCTTGTACCAACAGATGTTCAACACCAACAGAA ggttttgctGCTTTTGCCAATGATTCTAGTCGAGTGTTTAGCACAGAGCTTGACATGTACCTAGATGAATCTCGAGTGAACCATACTTTAGATATTAACATTCTCTTATGGTGGAAAGAGAATGGAAAATGGTTTTATACTTTTGCAAAAATGGCTAAAGATATTTTTGCAATTCCTATCACTACCGTTGCCTCGGAATATGCTTTTAGCATGGGAAGTAGAGTAATCACCAAATGGAGAGCTTCTCTCAAGCCTGAAACTGCTGATGCTTTGCTCACTACTCGTACTTGGTTGTATGGGTTTGATGTCCAAGAAG CAACTAATGATAATAAACTACTTGATGGATTTGAGTATCAGTTTTCTGCATTGCGAATTAGTAAAGAGACTGCTGCTGATGCCGATGTTGATGATGGTGATAATGAAAATGATGAGGGCGTGGAGGACGAGACGACACTTAATCTCTTATCATAG